Sequence from the Miscanthus floridulus cultivar M001 chromosome 16, ASM1932011v1, whole genome shotgun sequence genome:
CAGCGCCACAGCACAAACACAATACAGATCGCCGCCGGCTAGAGGCTGAGTACATATCAAGTGGAGCTCGACATTTTGTTGGGAACATGGATTTTGGACATGGGAGTAGTGCCTTGTCTTTCCAGCTACTGGGATTTTCACATGTGGATCAGCAGAGGGAGCTAGATTCATCAATCGTCCTGTGATATAGTAGTTGTATATGGTGAAGTCACTGTCACCGGCGTTCTTGCTTGCAGCCGGCTCGTTTTGTGGTATACCTCTCTGGTGCGGCTCCGTGTAAATGTAAATCTTCTGGTTTTCGTTGTAGGAATTTGCATGATTGCATTCAGTGAAATGCAGTTGTTTGCAGCTGTATATACATGGCATGGCCTGAATCTTTGTGGCCCTGCtttcttcatcttttttttttttattcATTGAAAAATCTCCGTTCTCCTTTGCTGAGACTCTTCTTGTCCTCCACGGATGTCGCTGATCAGTAATCTGCTGCCAGGTACTAATTGTTTGGTTGATCTCCATCAAGTTGACCCAACGGTTAATTTGAGCCTTTGATCCACGTCCTGATTGGAGGCGTCCAACTGAGccatggttggtgggctcccGTCGCACATCGCCAAATAAAatgaggtgggggccggggcacttGGTACGAGGTACACCTGAGCCGCCAGACACCCCACCtacaaccctaatccgatctagagagggggcgctTTCAACGATGGGAAGAGTCACCGCTGCATTGCATCAATCCCGACGTCCTCGCCGCACTTGGACTGTGACATCTACACCGCCGTCGGACGTCACTGCCACCTCTTCATCGACTTCTCACGCCACCGACACCGTCGCCATGGTGAGCTCCTCCGCCAAGCCCACCAATGGTCAGTTACTtcaatcctctctctctctttcattTCCCAGTTCATGGTCTAGGTCTTTTCCCGATTAGAATGGTTCCACCCCAAAATATACCACGCCACTGAGTATctcaagaaggtggagagtcagtttactgactcttcaaaggcttatgcaagcactcTCATTAAAAAGTTAGTTAATGACAAATACTCTGGTGGAGAgattagagagcacatattgaagatgagcaacacgacatctaagctcaagccaatggacttggggctcaaggatgagttcctagttcatttgatttttgcttctttaccCAAAGGCTATGAGACTTTTTATTGTGAACTATAACTTACAACCAGataagtgggacattgagaaACTCATTGCAATatgtgtgcaagaagaggagaggcttaagagctcatatggtgacTCAGTCAACCATGtgaaggaaaataaaaagaatTTTTACAACAAGAAAGACAAACCACAAGGGAAATCTCAGTGGGACAATAGCTCCTCCTCTAAGTCACAAGGAAAGGCCCCTCAGACAGATCACCATCAGAAATCCAACTATGTTCAAGTGGACAAGGACAcctgcaaatggtgcaagaagactGGACACTATTAGAAGAATTATCCAGATTTTCTGAAGCACCTGATGAGAAAAAGTAAGGACATTATTACATTCGTAGATAAGTCCttatatttaagttatgcaaaatctacttggtggattgatttaggTACAACTATTCATATTGCAAATTCATTATAGGAATTCCATacgaggaccctgcaaagaggagaaagacacaTTAAGGTGGCAAATGGACTCCAAGCTGAAGTTTAAGCCATTGGAAAACTGCCATTAGAATTAAATGATGGCTTTGTACTTAAGCTTACAGATGTTCTTTTATGTACCATCTTTGCATAGAAATttaataagtgtttcacgtttagacgatgatggatttgattgtcattttggtaatggcaaatgtaagataatgtTTAATCATAAGTATGTTGGACTTGTCTTCCgataagacaagctttatttattatcgctttctgagaatgtgaatgttgtgagtactgagaatgagaatgcctccTTGTCTATGAATGCAAAAAATAAGCAGAGAagagttcatgatgtatcatcaaaattatggcactgtcgtttaggccatatttctagagggagaatagaacgattgattaagaaatcaattcttctgtcattagaatttttagatttagaacaatgcattgattgcataaaaggaaaatatgttaagaaaataaagaaagatgtcaaacgaagcgtaggaattttagaaataattcacacagataTTTGTGGTCCTTTTTTTGTGAAAAGTTtgaatggttatgattcatttataacattcacagatgattattcttgttatggttatatttatccaattaaggaaagatccaAAGCACttaataaatttaagatatttaaggctgaagtagaaaatcagcataatttaaagattaagatagtaagatccgaccGTGGAGGGAGTACTACGGTTGACATACcgcatatggccaagttcctagaccttttgtaaagttcttatagaaaaatgacatagttgtCCAGTACTCTATACtgggcgagcctcagcagaatagagtagctgaaagacgcaatcataccttaatggatatggtgagaagtatgataagttactccaacttaccgataagtttatggatagaggcgttaaaaaccgttaTTTATATTCTCAATCGAGTACTAAGCAAgtcagtgcccaaaacaccatatgaattatggacaggtagggaaccctcacttaaccacttacgtgtgtgggctATTCAGCTAAGgccaaagtatttaacccaaacattggaaagctagactccaagacaggcagttgccatttcattggctatccagataAGTAAAAAGGttatcgtttctactgtcctaataGACATACGAAGTTTATAGAAACAAGACACggtgtgttcttggaggatgatatggtcCGGGAGGGCATGGTAGCGTGAGAAATTAACCTTAaggagaagcgggtatacgtgtccactccgatggttcaggagccatttttCTCGCTACCTATTGCTGCTGCACCAACAGTATAAGACACTGTAGTGATAGCACCTGTTGTTAGTACTCCCATGGCAATAATAAataaacatgaggaacctgttcttcagaatCCTATAGAACCAGTTGTTGCACATGAGAAAGAAGCAACAACAGCCCCgtatagaacaagcgtcatctaatgagacccccagaaggtctcaaagagccagaaaatcagccattcctgatgactatgaagtctatgaatatgaagaattttaaatggagggtgatcccaccttatttgaagaagctttgagaagcgctcactcatcaaagtggcttgaagccatgcaagatgaaatgagaCCAATGAGCACcaacggtgtttgggacttagaaagaaTTCCTAACGGAGCCAttacagtaggctgtaaatgggtctacaaaactaaatatgactccaaatagaatatagaaagatttaaagcgcgacttgtagTGAAAggttttatgcaaagagaaggaatagattataataagacattttctccagtctcatgcaaggattcttttagaatcataatggcgttgGTGGggcattacgatttagaattgcatcagatggatgtaaagacggctttcttTAATGGGGATTTAGATGAGAATGTCTACATGGcataaccaaaaggttttgtcgtgaaaggaaaagaacgtataggatgccgcctgaagaaatccatttatggcttaaaacaagcctctagacattggtatttaaagtttgatagaacgataagaaagtttgaggttaaagagaatatagagaaCAATTGCatttatacaaagtttaagaatgggaaattcattttcctaatcctatttgtggatgacatcttactcgctagtagtgatgttaatctactactggaTACGAAGAAGTTCTCgtcctcaaattttgacatgaaagatctaggtgaagcttcgtttgttttagaatagagattcaccgagatagaagaaatggGATTTTAGGACTATCGTaaaagacatacttagaaaaggttctaaagaaatacagtatgcatgcgtgtaagccttcacctgctcctatagtcaagggcgatagtttTGGGGAATTCCAATGCCACAGGAACTaatatgagatcgatcgaatGAAAGTGATTCCATATGCTTCGGCTATCAAAGGCTTgcagtatgctcaagtatgtacacgccctgacttagcttttgttaccgagATACttagcagatatcagagtaatcaaggaatagaacactggagaatggtaaagaaagctttgcgttatttgcaaggcacAAAAGGTCTCATGCTAATGTACAGAAAATCTAATTCCCTCcatatagaggggtattcagattcagattttgcaggagatgtagatgatagaaaatctacATCAggctatgtatttactctcgtagggggagccatatcgtggaaaagctctaaGCAAACCATCACTGCACCGTCCACGATGTataccgagtttgtagcatgttatgaggccacgggGCAGGTGGACTGGCTAAAGAAATTTAtgtccgggttgaaagtggttgacgacatccATAGACCACTCAAGTTATATTGCGATAATGAACCAGTAGTaacttatgctcacaacaataggtcaagtaatGTTGCCAAACACATTGGCATAAAAGTTCTATGTTGTGAACGACAAAGTTCGAGATCATGCTATTAGTCTTGAGCATGTAAACACAAAGAAgatgcttgcggatccgcttacaaaaggcttaccacctaaTGTGTTcggagaacacttagccggcatgggcTTACAGGAAAACCTATGATTCTTGGACAATATGGGcttagttgagaatctgttttaaaaaagagaggtgtattgtagctgttaatccAATGGTACTAACTGTtgtgatgaggcacgctctatgcgctaatctgtgatAAAATGGGAAAATAGATAAGTattttaagtttaagtcataaattgagatcaagggggagaatattaggttgatctccaccaagttgTCCCGACGGCCAATTTGGGCGtttgatccgtgccctgatcgggggcgttcaACCGAGTCATGGTTGGTGGGCTCCTGTCGCATAGCGCCAAATAaaaggaggtgggggccggggcacttggtacgaggttcacctgagccgccagacaCCCCACCTACAACCCTAATCCGATTTagagagggggcgctgccagcgacgggaagactcACCGCCGCCATTGCATCAATCCCGACGTCCTTGCCACCCTTGGACTGTGACGTCTACACTGCCGCCAGACGTCATTGCCACCTCTTCATCGACTTCTCGCGCCGCCGACACCATCACCACGGCGAGCTCCTCCACCAAACCCACCAATGGTCAGTTACttcattcctctctctctctcattcccCAGTTCATGGTCTAGGTCTTTTTTCCGATTAGAATGGTTCTACCCGCTGACTAGTTGATCCTGCTGAGCTAACACTAATGACTCTACAATGTGTAAGATGACAGTAGAACTTTGGTGCGCCATACATACAGCAAGTGTCAAATGGAAATGGACCATGGTTACTCTAGTAAGTTGTCCGGTACGTTGTCCAAATGTTTTTTTTCCCCGGATTATGTTGGTGATCCGAAAGTACAAGGGTTGTGGTAGTCTGTTCCGTGACATCCTGTTGAGACCTCTGTTCATGCTATTGGTAAGATATAAGTGCACGTGTGAAAGACTTTGCGGCGGATGAGAATATCCACGAGcctacgtcgtcgtcgtcgtcaggtgGCCATGGACGGCGGCCGGCTCCAGCTGCCCTAGGCCTTGCCGTGCCGTGGTAGCTATATGAGCCGAGCGCGATGCCGCGAATATACGACGAGATGCCCAGCTCTATCTGCGGTCATGTGTTTGTCCTGCTGCATTTTGGTAGTCGCCTCCGTTGCCTCGGCAGCAACGGATTCCTACGGCACCTTGCATCTCCGGATGCATGTGTAATTAAGTTTAGTATAAACGTTCTGTTCATTTGGTTTATAAggcgtattttttcagtcaataaatattttttttttttctCTAACAAATCAGTTAACTGTATTTCCagagccatggcttatcagccggcAAAAGCATGGCACGGCACGTACATACTGTACTTAGATTGGCATGCATAGTACTGCATGCTTGCAGGGGATGATGGAATATGCTCTGAGATATCCACCAGTGCTCTCGGACTCTCGGTTACACCAAGGAGAAACCAACAAGCACATTCGTTCTGTTCTGCGTGCTAACCTGCACTTTAATTTGCTTTCATCCTCGTCACCAACATTTACTTGCTGTTAATTATTATTACTGACTGATGATGGGTAGGTACTTTGCACGGTGAATATATGCTATGGACTACGGTATTAACAAGTAATGCGTTGTGGCAAAATGAATTCGCAACGTTAACAaacatgcatgcaatgcaattgCCATTTTTTAGTTCGTTTGATTAATTGGAGGAAAGACGGACTCGGTCTCTCCTCTCGTTCTTTTTTGCCCCAACGAAGGGACCATCGTTCACCTCACCTCGACGCCTGCTATATATATGGAGAAGTAACAAGCACTCAaacagcagcagcagaagcagcTAGCAATTGCTGGGAAGGGAAGAACAGAAGAAGAAGGGGACAGAGCCCGCGCGGCCATGTGCACCGAAAACTACGACGCGTGCTACCCGGACCAGCCGGTGGTTGACCGCTACCTCCCCGTGTGGGCCAAGCTGCCGGCGTTCGCCGCCAAGCCGGCCTTCATCTGGGCCGACGACGACGCGGCGTCGACACGCACCGCGCTGACCTACGCCCAGCTCGACGCCGCCGCCGGGCGCATGGCGCGCAACCTCCTCGGCACTGTCGCCAGTCTCCGCCGGGGCGACGCCGTCCTCGTGCTCGCCTCGCCGGGCCTCCGCCTCGTCAAGCTCCTCTTCGCGTGCCAGCGCGCGGGGCTCACGGCGGTGCCCGTCGTGCCCCCCAACCCGGCCAGGTTCGACGGCTCCGCACACGCGCACCTCCTGCGCGCCGTGTCGCAGGTCAGGCCGACGGCCGCCGTCGCCGACGCAGGGTACATCGACTCCGTCGCCAAGACGGTTGCTTATTCCGTCGCCGCGGCCGGGGGAGACAACGCCCGGGCCCGGCTGGCTGCCATGTTGGGGAGCCTGCGCTGGCTGGCCGTCGACGAGCTGGAGCGGGAGCGCGGCTGTGATGGGCCGGAGGCGCCGTACGTGGGCTGTGGGTCGGACGACGTGTACCTGATCCAGTACACGTCCGGAGCGACGGGCGTCCCGAGGCCCGTGGTGGTCACCGCGGGCTCGGCGGCCCACAACGTGCGGGCCGCGAGGAAGGCCTACGACCTGCACCCGGGCAGCGTCATCGTGTCGTGGCTGCCGCAGTACCACGACTGCGGCCTCGTGTTCCTGCTGCTCACCGTCGTCGCCGGCGCCACCTGCGTGCTGGCCGCCCCGGGCGCCTTCCTCCGGCGCCCGCGCCTCTGGCTCGAGCTCGTCTCCGAGTTCAGGGCCACGTGCACGCCCGTGCCGTCGTTCGCGCTGCCGCTGGTGCTCCGGCGCGGCCGCGGACATCGCCGCGAGCAGCGGCGGTCGCTTCAGCTCGGCAGCCTGCGCAACCTGATACTCATCAACGAGCCCATCTACAAGTCGTGCGTCGACGAGTTCGTGGAGGCGTTCTGCTCCCACGGCGTGCGCGCCACGTCCGTCTCGCCGTCCTACGGCCTCGCGGAGAACTGCACCTTCGTGTCCACCGCGTGGCGGACGAGCGAGTGCTCCTCTGCTCGCCTCCCGTTTTACATGAAGCTCCTGCCGTCGGCGAggctgtcgccgccgccgtccgggGCGAACGAAGTGCCGGAGATCGAGATCGCCGTCGTGGACGAGGACACCGGCGAGCCGGTGGAGGACGGCGTGGAGGGGGAGATATGGGTGTCCTCGCCGAGCAACGCGTCGGGGTACCTCGGCCACCCGTCGGCGACCCGCGAGGTCTTCTGCGCGAGGGTGCCGGGGCGGGCCGGCGCGTGCTTCGTGCGCACGGGCGACCGCGGCGTGGTCAAGGGGGCAGAGCGATACCTGTACGTCGTCGGCCGGAGCGCCGACGTCATTGCGATCGACGACAACGCGATCGACGACAACGGCGGTGAACGGCGCCGCGTGCACGCGCACTACGTCGAGACGGCGGCCTTCGGCAGCGCGCCCGATCGCCTGAGAGGCGGCTGCGTCGCAGCTTTCGCGACGTCGTCGACGCCGTGGCCACCTTCGCGGACCGGCGTCGTGGCCGTCCTCGCAGAGCTACAGAAGGGAAGCGCCGGTGGCGGCGATCACGGGGGCCTCTGCGACGGAATAAGGGCAGCAGTGTGGCGAGAAGAGGGTGTCAGTGTTGGTTTGGTTGTGCTGGTCGATGGCGGGGTGGTGCCCAAGACGACGTCGGGGAAGCTACGCCGTGGCGCGGCGAGGGAGATGCTGGCCGCCGGAAAGCTCCGGGTGGTCTTTGAAGCACGGTACGACGACGGTAACGGACCGGTGGCTGCGGTACTAGCCGAAGAGGAGGAGATGGCGGCGAAGGCCGCAGCTAGTTGGCTGGCAGGAGAGGGCGGAGAGACTGGCATGGCCACCGAAGCCTTCGGGAGCGCGAGCCGCCGCCTTCGCTTGCAGTCATTTCTTTAGCATGCAAAGCTGGGTTGCACGTCATTGCCACCGTAGACGCGGCAAAGCAGTGGCTCAAAATACACGTACGTACTGTtcacttggcttataagtcgtactttttttttagtaacgaataatatttttgtctcacaacaaatcagtcaacaatatttttagtcatgacttatcagccaaacgaacagagtgATAGTTGGATCGATTGCCATTATCATCCATGAATGTGATTTCTCGCTGCTGTAAGGAGTCATCGGAATTAGTAAGTGCTCGTT
This genomic interval carries:
- the LOC136511719 gene encoding uncharacterized protein, producing the protein MCTENYDACYPDQPVVDRYLPVWAKLPAFAAKPAFIWADDDAASTRTALTYAQLDAAAGRMARNLLGTVASLRRGDAVLVLASPGLRLVKLLFACQRAGLTAVPVVPPNPARFDGSAHAHLLRAVSQVRPTAAVADAGYIDSVAKTVAYSVAAAGGDNARARLAAMLGSLRWLAVDELERERGCDGPEAPYVGCGSDDVYLIQYTSGATGVPRPVVVTAGSAAHNVRAARKAYDLHPGSVIVSWLPQYHDCGLVFLLLTVVAGATCVLAAPGAFLRRPRLWLELVSEFRATCTPVPSFALPLVLRRGRGHRREQRRSLQLGSLRNLILINEPIYKSCVDEFVEAFCSHGVRATSVSPSYGLAENCTFVSTAWRTSECSSARLPFYMKLLPSARLSPPPSGANEVPEIEIAVVDEDTGEPVEDGVEGEIWVSSPSNASGYLGHPSATREVFCARVPGRAGACFVRTGDRGVVKGAERYLYVVGRSADVIAIDDNAIDDNGGERRRVHAHYVETAAFGSAPDRLRGGCVAAFATSSTPWPPSRTGVVAVLAELQKGSAGGGDHGGLCDGIRAAVWREEGVSVGLVVLVDGGVVPKTTSGKLRRGAAREMLAAGKLRVVFEARYDDGNGPVAAVLAEEEEMAAKAAASWLAGEGGETGMATEAFGSASRRLRLQSFL